In the Puntigrus tetrazona isolate hp1 chromosome 9, ASM1883169v1, whole genome shotgun sequence genome, one interval contains:
- the neurod1 gene encoding neurogenic differentiation factor 1 produces the protein MTKSYTEESMMLDSQTSTNWTDKCHSSSQDERDLENSSVPMHKDMEDDEVGLNRLEDEDDEEEEEEEEDGDDTKPKRRGPKKKKMTKARLQRFKMRRMKANARERNRMHGLNDALESLRKVVPCYSKTQKLSKIETLRLAKNYIWALSEILRSGKSPDLMSFVQALCKGLSQPTTNLVAGCLQLNPRTFLPEQSQEMPPHMQTASASFSALPYSYQTPGLPSPPYGTMDSSHIFHVKPHAYGSALEPFFDTALTDCTSPSFDGPLSPPLSVNGNFSFKHEPSSEFEKNYAFTMHYQAAGLAGAQGHASLYAGSAQRCDIPMENIMSYEGHSHHERVMNAQLNAIFHDS, from the coding sequence ATGACGAAATCTTACACCGAGGAAAGCATGATGCTGGATTCTCAAACCAGCACGAACTGGACCGACAAGTGTCACAGCAGCTCCCAAGACGAGCGAGACCTGGAGAACTCCAGCGTGCCCATGCACAAGGATATGGAAGACGACGAGGTGGGACTCAACCGACTCGAAGACGAGGacgatgaggaggaggaggaggaggaagaggacggCGATGACACCAAGCCGAAAAGACGGGGacccaagaagaagaagatgaccAAGGCGCGTCTGCAGAGGTTCAAGATGAGGCGCATGAAGGCGAACGCCCGGGAGAGGAACCGCATGCACGGCCTCAACGACGCGCTCGAGAGCCTGCGCAAAGTTGTGCCGTGCTACTCCAAAACGCAGAAGCTCTCCAAGATCGAAACGCTCCGACTGGCCAAGAACTACATTTGGGCTCTTTCGGAGATCCTGAGGTCGGGCAAGAGCCCGGATCTGATGTCTTTCGTGCAGGCCCTGTGCAAGGGCTTGTCCCAGCCCACGACCAACTTGGTCGCGGGCTGCCTCCAGCTGAACCCCAGAACTTTTCTCCCCGAGCAGAGCCAGGAGATGCCCCCTCATATGCAAACAGCAAGTGCTTCCTTTTCCGCGCTTCCCTACTCCTACCAGACGCCCGGTCTTCCCAGCCCTCCGTACGGTACGATGGACAGCTCTCACATCTTTCACGTCAAGCCGCACGCTTACGGGAGCGCGCTGGAGCCGTTCTTTGAcaccgcgctcacagactgcaCCAGCCCCTCGTTTGACGGACCGCTTAGCCCGCCTTTGAGCGTCAACGGGAACTTTTCCTTCAAACACGAGCCTTCGTCGGAATTCGAGAAGAACTACGCCTTTACCATGCACTATCAGGCGGCGGGCTTGGCCGGCGCGCAGGGACACGCGTCTCTTTACGCGGGCTCCGCGCAGCGCTGTGATATACCCATGGAGAACATTATGTCGTACGAAGGGCACTCGCATCACGAGCGGGTCATGAACGCCCAGCTCAACGCGATATTTCACGACTCGTGA